Part of the Falco rusticolus isolate bFalRus1 chromosome 2, bFalRus1.pri, whole genome shotgun sequence genome is shown below.
CAGGATTCCCAGGCAACAAAGACGTAAATATCATGTACAATAGTTTTGTTTACAGGGTTTGGTTGCTTGGAAACTTTGATTCTTGGAATTTAAtggtttatttttgaaatgaaCAGCTTACAAGGATTACTGGAAGACAGTGAATTGATCACCACAACTTACTAAACCATGAGAGGGGCCAATGAATATCCCCAAAGTACGGCATGCATTATGTCTGTTATTCAGAAATGTCAACTAAATGTTTGCATTCTATATATTGCTGTTCATAGGACCGTTGCAGAAGGAGGTTAGATGTGCTTCAAGCAATACGTTTAAGTATCGTAATCTGTCAAAGAAGGGCACTTCAGAGAACGCAAGCTTACAGTTCACTTTAAATCACTGTTAGCCTACAGCCAAGTCAATACACCCAGAAAATTCAACTCCTAAAACAAGGTACATGAAAATACAGTTAACAGTAGGAAAGCTGATATATGTTTCAGTGCTAAAGCCTTCCAAACACCTACAACATCCATACTCCTGTCACGTTATGTATTTTGTTCCAAGGAAGCATCCCATCATTTTTCCTGGCTTCTGGAATTACTATCCAGAGAGACAGAGAGGGACAGGAGAGAAACTGTTCTACCTGCCACCTTTGCAGGGCTAGAGCACAAGCTGCCTTGCTGTGGCTGATCTGTGCGTGCCTTTCACCGCACTGAACTGTTACCATTCAGGCCACTTTCTTAAAAAGTGTGGCTCCAGAGGAACAGATCTAACAGGACAGCTTGGTTAGTCACCCCAACAATTTGATGTTGGAAAAGTAAACTGCAAAGTATGTACTATCTTGCAGCTTGTTCTTCTCTTATCAACCTCAACTGATTTCTCTTTACCCCTAGAATTTATGCTTGCCctgaagatatatttttttacagaaccTGTAAACAATAACCAGTATCTACAGTAATCTGAATGTACAGGATAATTACTACATTTTGTTATACAAAAAATTAGGGGTATCTATTTCAGTGAGAAGTAACATCCTCAGATACAAAGCGGTTCCAAAACATGAATGCTGCACTCTGTACTGTGCAGTGGAAGAGCAGTCCTCAAAAAGCCTCTCAGTACTGTGCTCTTCTCAATCACAACTGTTCTACCTCCTTCCAAACCACCTCCCcgtcagaaaaaaaataaaatgtaactaTGACCTTTTAGGAAGTGAGACTTCTAATCTTATTCTACAATTATATTAACATTAAACTGAGAATGCAGTTTGGCCCTGTATCTTggtaaaaaaattatctgcagtGAACACCACTGAAAGAAGAATCCAGGAACAATGTGATTTTCAAAGCTCCACTTCATCTTCCAGTTTATCAGCGCTCAAACTATAGGAACAGTATAAATGTTTTGGAAACACTTTGAATCTCTGAATGTTTTTCACtggaagtcttaaaaaaaaattaatttttaaaagttctatGTCTTCTTCACCAGATCTCTCTTAgttcttttatttcagcaggGACTTCACAACAGTTTATATTTGCACACAAACTGTGCAACATTATCCAGTACAACCAATGTATAGTTCTTACACTTTTCTCTTAGAAGTGAAGCTCCATCTGTCATCTGTTCCCAGTAGAAGACTGCATGATCTGCTATCTCCACTGTATCTGCCAAGTAGGACAAGCTAATTGTAAGGAACTGAGACTTCCAGCACTGTAGATTGTCAACGACTGACTCCACAAAGGACATTCTGGTGACAGCAAGAATAAGCAAGCAAATAAGAGAGTTCACTATAAATCTTCGTGAAAAGACTGAGGGAATCTTGAATTTAAGAGTGTTGTTTTCCTGAGGCAAGGAAAGTTTGTCCACATCAACTAGTTTTATTCCATTCCACTGGCTGGTATCAAAGCTCTTCATTGTAGGGGTGATGTCCACACTGGAACAAGGTAAAGGAGTTTCTTTGAGCACCTTGATTTTTTCCCTGAACTCCTGCATCTGTTGCAGAAATATAATGGGTTCAGACACATCTTTGAAGGCCTCTGCAATGTTAAAAGCCATCCGTTGCTCTTGCAGAATTGTGTTCAGTTTATTGATTTCCGGATCGTAGGCCTGCATCACTGCAAGCTTCATGGTCTCAAAGTCAGAGAGAATCTCATTTCGCTTCTGCTCCAGTGTGTGCTGCAGCTTCTCAAAGAACTCCTTCACTTTGTCAGAATCTTTGGTCAGCATCTGCAAAGCTTTCCTCTTACTGGTTTCTAAGGTATCCAGCCGTGAGAGGGCATCTCCACAACGCCAAGTTTCAAAGCCCTGAAACAGGGTTTCAAAAGCCCGCTTCTCCTGGGAATAAGCTTCTTCAATAGAacagaaaagatgctttgtATGGTCACCACGGGTGGCACAAACCCCGCAGATCAGCTGCATGTCTGTCCGGCAAAAAATGTTAAGGGGTTGCCCGCTGTGCACTTTGCACACAGGCATTTTTGGAGTTACTTTGATTTTGTTGTACTTCTCCACGATACCTTTCAGGGAATAGTTGACTTGCAAGCTGTTGACTCCAGTAACAGGAGTTTCCTTCCTGCACGTGGGGCACTTGAAAGGGGATGGTCTCCAAAGGACATTCCTCACATTTCCCTCAAGAATTCCTTCCAGACACTTTCTGCAGAAATTGTGTGAACAGGGCAGGACACGAGGATCATCAAACAGGCTACAGCAAATGGGACAGGTGAGATCTTCCTCTAGGAGCTCCATCATATCctaggaaagagaagaaagatggtAACAGGActtacaaaatttatttctcctCCAGGAAAACCACGCAAAACCCAATCTCCATCTGAGACACAGCTCAGTGAGAAAAGCATCTACTTTTTCCTCCAGTGTCATTACGACAGAGCCTCAGCTGGGTTTTTGCAGCCAGCCTAGTTAGCTGTAGTATCTGGCCACCAGATGGCAGGCACAAGAACGACCCAGTGTTCAGACAGAACCATTTTTGGACTCTCAACtacaaatgctggaaaaaaacgCTTGCCAAACCCAGCAAGGGCTCTGAATGAAAATAACTCATGTACTCATAATAACAGTTCAAGATTTACATCCTTCCTCACTGATGCAATACACAGAAACTGGATTTTCACAAAAAACACCCAGTTGGTATGCTCTGCTAAGATCTGATTACTCTCCACTTGCTCAACTCACCCAAAGCTTACCATTTCAAACACCATGCACTGCCACCATAAGAAGGCAATCTTAAAGGTGACTGAAAAAGCCCAGCTTCAGAATTTCTTCAGCTACAGAATATGTGATGTGGCTCTCTGCTCACCTGCAAAGCCAAAGGTGAGTCACCACTCAAAGTTAGCTTTTCTCTTgttcctgcagtatttttaaataaccaaGGGAAGGTGTTATTGCTGAACTATTCAGCACAAAGTTAAAATGCTTCAAAGAACAGCTGCCCATAATTCTTGATAATTCATcatgaaacaaaactgttaaCCATTTTCACTCATCTGCAATCTGTATTTCCAAATCCATTCTCACAGCACGCATGCCGCAgcaatttctttctgtggacAGGACCTGCAGGAAGAGGATTTATCATGTAATCCTTTCTACTGGAAAGTCTCAGTGAAGGGACTCTGTGCACAACCCTCCCAGTGCCTCTAACCAAAGCCAAGTTCTCAAATGCAGGCACCTTGTAACTTACAGCATGCTCTAAGAAAACAAGTAGCTAATAAAGACCAAAATGGGTGACCATTTGTATTAGCCAAATCTCTCACACACTTAAGTTTTGAGCTGTAATTAGTGCTTCCCTTGTATAAATTCCTTCCATATTATACAATACCTattcatacatacatatatatatatgataaaattccttttataCATTACAAGATGTAACACAGCAAAGAGCATCAAGTACTGCTGTGACAGCAAGGCATATAAATAAGGTCTTTTAATTAGTTTTGATGTTAGTACTAAGGTTTCTGTCCCCtcaaagaaatataaagcagaaaatgtggGAGGCAAGAGGGGAGCTGCAAGGGAAGATCCATGCTGCACAGgacaaaagcagcaacaaaatcAGTATCGCTGATCTGAGGAAAGTAAAGATCACTACAGGGAACAAAGGCAAGGTCGATTCTGAGTTTCTTTCACAGGAGGACTGATACAGTCCCAGCAAGACTTCACAGTAAAAGCCATTCTGGAAAGGTGTAAGCAAACCTCCCATGCCTTTCCAGTGACAAGGGGGAGGAGCATTCTCTGTGCTTGTTTGAACGaggagtttttaaaaagttgccAGCTTTCCTACTCAGCCTCAGGACTGATGCAATCAGCCAGAAGAAGCCACCATTACAGCTAGGGACAAACCCCAAGCGAAAAGATCTAACGACTCCATTTACCACCTAAGGTCTTCTGTAAGACCAGAGATCCCATTCAGaagcttcattttctgtgagAAGAAAGTGATTCTGAAGTACCCGTCAATGCTAGAACAAGCCACgtttcttttctgtcctcttcctACTGCTAAAAAGAATGGGAAGACAGGAAGACGATGATTTTGCCCCTATACTCTTGAGTCTTCCTCTTTATGAATAGTTCTGTCTTTCCAACTTGTACTCACAGCTTTTAGCTGCAGTAGGAGCACAAGGATCAGTTTTGCTCATGCGTTAAGAGGGTAATAACTATGTAACTAAAATGACAGTTCTCAATCTTTTAGGAAATGGAGATTCatgatacagaaaatatttgctctgatctctctccttttccaagGAGGATTTCACGTCTTAGTTAgggagctggaaaagcagctttgcatgCCTGACGGTGAGAACTGCAAACCACTGCAGAAAATGCTTACTACAACATGCTCCATGAAAATTGCAGGAAAAACATTGAAGACTTCCATGCtcctaaaaatacaaaaaacatacacaaaaaagtTTCATGATCCAAATAAAACTGTCCTGTTGCATTCCAACTCCAATTACCCAACTAAATAATTatgctttataaatataaattatttcaaaccCATTATATGACATCATTAAAAcccttggatttaaaaaaaagaaatgggcaAGTCTAtcagctcacacacacacacacccccaataaaaccaaaaatgctgAAAACGTGTATAACTGGTTGGGACAGCTGAACTTCCATCTTCTTTAAGACATTACTTTTGGAGAGAAAGTTGCCTGTGGACTGAAAGATCCCTTTGTATTAGCAACTTGTTATTTGTGTAAGGAACTACAGCAACACTTCAACTTCTCCATTGAGAATTTCTCTGTGTTATTTCTTATCCAGGTTGGAACGGCCCACTCGTAGCACATGGGCTAAAAGGCACAGTGGTTTCTTCCTTCACCTGAGCTACATAA
Proteins encoded:
- the TRIM13 gene encoding E3 ubiquitin-protein ligase TRIM13 isoform X1 — encoded protein: MVFEMDMMELLEEDLTCPICCSLFDDPRVLPCSHNFCRKCLEGILEGNVRNVLWRPSPFKCPTCRKETPVTGVNSLQVNYSLKGIVEKYNKIKVTPKMPVCKVHSGQPLNIFCRTDMQLICGVCATRGDHTKHLFCSIEEAYSQEKRAFETLFQGFETWRCGDALSRLDTLETSKRKALQMLTKDSDKVKEFFEKLQHTLEQKRNEILSDFETMKLAVMQAYDPEINKLNTILQEQRMAFNIAEAFKDVSEPIIFLQQMQEFREKIKVLKETPLPCSSVDITPTMKSFDTSQWNGIKLVDVDKLSLPQENNTLKFKIPSVFSRRFIVNSLICLLILAVTRMSFVESVVDNLQCWKSQFLTISLSYLADTVEIADHAVFYWEQMTDGASLLREKCKNYTLVVLDNVAQFVCKYKLL
- the TRIM13 gene encoding E3 ubiquitin-protein ligase TRIM13 isoform X2, yielding MMELLEEDLTCPICCSLFDDPRVLPCSHNFCRKCLEGILEGNVRNVLWRPSPFKCPTCRKETPVTGVNSLQVNYSLKGIVEKYNKIKVTPKMPVCKVHSGQPLNIFCRTDMQLICGVCATRGDHTKHLFCSIEEAYSQEKRAFETLFQGFETWRCGDALSRLDTLETSKRKALQMLTKDSDKVKEFFEKLQHTLEQKRNEILSDFETMKLAVMQAYDPEINKLNTILQEQRMAFNIAEAFKDVSEPIIFLQQMQEFREKIKVLKETPLPCSSVDITPTMKSFDTSQWNGIKLVDVDKLSLPQENNTLKFKIPSVFSRRFIVNSLICLLILAVTRMSFVESVVDNLQCWKSQFLTISLSYLADTVEIADHAVFYWEQMTDGASLLREKCKNYTLVVLDNVAQFVCKYKLL